From one Nonomuraea polychroma genomic stretch:
- a CDS encoding non-ribosomal peptide synthetase: MTGTYAFPASFAQERLWFLARLDPGAPTYHINAVIDLPERGDPDRCERILRELVRRHETLRTALAIEDGSLVQIVQVELPVTLPRTDLRDLPPERAEREFRALALAAARRPFALDRAPLWRAHLVRMPGSEQRLVFVVHHAVFDARSATNFAEELQELNDAFDEDRPARLPGLPVQYADYAAWQREHLGRGLLAAQLDHWRERLAGLPPDLGLPTDRPRPATRGHAGAEHHLALPAGLVDELEALARRRGATLFMVLLAGLKALLSRYASQQDVAVGTPVAGRDLPEFEPLIGMFVNTLVLRTDLSGDPSFGELLDRVRETVLDALDHAEAPFDRLVEALQPVRDTSRTPLYQVGFNLLPMASRGQFPNGTAQLDLNVDVVRTAGGAGVYLEYSTDLFDADTIARLAGAYRLVLEAAAADPGTRLSELPLMTAEQRRELLTGWNDTAAPYPERTLHELVAEQAARTPDAVAVRAPDGVELTYAELDARTEALARRLVAGGVRAESCVALCLPRGVHQIVALLAVLRAGACYLPLDAAYPAERLAYLLADSGAALLLTDSAHRDRLPAKRPPELLLDQLTVPESASPVTAPPGPSSSTADEPGPSGPLPSVGPDNLAYLIYTSGSTGRPKGVQVPHRGVVNLVTDVIRRLGGGSVLLMTSLSFDIAALEIFTPLLSGGTLVIAPEDAARTPKEIRRAAEDADLIQLTPSVASLALEHLPPGLPRAILGGEPLPLDLATRLLTVTDELWNFYGPTETTIWSTAYRVPHSPATMLIGEPVANTTAYVVDRDLRPVPVGVPGELLLGGAGVTRGYHGRAALTAERFIPDPFGPPGGRLYRTGDLARWRPDGTLEYLGRLDDQVKVRGVRIELDEVATVLSEHPTVQRAVVTVRDDAPGGRGLVAYVIGTAQEAELRAHLRTRLPEAMIPAAFVSVPHLPVLPSGKLDRAALPPPQAGVAATAFVPPRTPMEETLAAIWAELLGRERVGVTDDFFALGGHSLLVVRLIGRIDDEFGVELPLRRCFDATTVEEQALAVLEEGLTDADLLELLEEER; this comes from the coding sequence GTGACCGGCACGTATGCCTTTCCCGCCTCGTTCGCCCAGGAACGGCTGTGGTTCCTGGCCCGGCTCGATCCCGGCGCGCCCACGTACCACATCAACGCCGTGATCGACCTGCCCGAGCGCGGCGATCCGGACCGGTGCGAGCGGATCCTGCGCGAGCTGGTCCGGCGGCACGAGACGCTGCGCACCGCCCTGGCGATCGAGGACGGGAGCCTCGTCCAGATCGTCCAGGTCGAGCTGCCGGTCACCCTGCCACGGACCGACCTGCGCGACCTGCCGCCGGAACGGGCCGAGCGCGAGTTCCGCGCGCTGGCCCTGGCAGCGGCGCGGCGGCCGTTCGCGCTGGATCGGGCGCCGCTGTGGCGGGCGCACCTGGTGCGGATGCCGGGCTCGGAGCAGCGGCTGGTGTTCGTCGTCCACCACGCCGTGTTCGACGCCCGCTCCGCCACCAACTTCGCCGAAGAGCTCCAGGAACTGAACGACGCCTTCGACGAGGACCGCCCGGCGCGGCTGCCCGGCCTGCCCGTCCAGTACGCCGACTACGCCGCCTGGCAGCGCGAGCACCTCGGCCGAGGGTTGCTCGCCGCCCAGCTCGACCACTGGCGGGAACGGCTGGCCGGCCTGCCGCCCGACCTCGGGCTGCCCACCGACCGGCCCAGGCCGGCCACCCGCGGGCACGCCGGGGCCGAGCACCACCTGGCGCTGCCCGCCGGCCTGGTCGACGAGCTCGAAGCGCTGGCCAGGCGGCGCGGCGCGACCCTGTTCATGGTGCTGCTGGCGGGGCTGAAGGCGCTGCTCTCCCGGTACGCGAGCCAGCAGGACGTCGCGGTGGGCACGCCGGTGGCCGGGCGCGACCTGCCCGAGTTCGAGCCGCTGATCGGCATGTTCGTCAACACCCTGGTGCTGCGTACCGATCTGAGCGGTGACCCGTCGTTCGGCGAGTTGCTGGACCGGGTGCGGGAAACCGTCCTCGACGCGCTGGACCACGCCGAGGCGCCGTTCGACCGGCTGGTCGAGGCGCTCCAGCCGGTCCGCGACACCAGCCGCACGCCGCTCTACCAGGTGGGCTTCAACCTGCTGCCGATGGCGTCGCGCGGGCAGTTCCCGAACGGCACCGCTCAGCTCGATCTGAACGTGGACGTCGTCAGAACGGCCGGCGGCGCCGGCGTCTACCTCGAATACAGCACCGACCTGTTCGACGCCGACACCATCGCCCGCCTGGCCGGCGCCTACCGGCTGGTCCTGGAGGCGGCCGCCGCCGACCCGGGGACGCGGCTGTCCGAGCTGCCGCTGATGACGGCGGAGCAGCGGCGGGAGCTGCTGACCGGCTGGAACGACACCGCCGCGCCGTACCCGGAGCGGACCCTGCACGAGCTCGTCGCCGAGCAGGCGGCGCGCACCCCTGACGCGGTGGCGGTACGTGCCCCGGACGGCGTGGAGCTCACCTACGCCGAACTCGACGCCCGCACCGAAGCGCTGGCCAGGCGGCTGGTGGCCGGGGGCGTGCGGGCCGAGTCGTGCGTGGCGCTGTGCCTGCCGCGCGGCGTGCACCAGATCGTCGCGCTGCTCGCGGTCCTGCGGGCGGGTGCGTGCTATCTGCCGCTGGACGCGGCGTACCCGGCGGAGCGGCTGGCCTACCTGCTGGCCGACTCCGGCGCCGCCCTGCTGCTCACGGACTCTGCCCACCGCGACCGGCTGCCGGCGAAGCGTCCCCCGGAGCTGCTGCTGGACCAGCTGACCGTCCCGGAGTCCGCCTCACCTGTGACCGCTCCCCCGGGGCCTTCCAGCAGCACGGCCGACGAACCCGGACCGAGCGGGCCCCTGCCCTCGGTGGGGCCCGACAACCTGGCGTACCTCATCTACACCTCCGGCTCCACCGGCCGGCCCAAAGGGGTGCAGGTGCCGCATCGCGGCGTGGTCAACCTGGTCACCGATGTGATCCGGCGGCTGGGCGGCGGCAGCGTGCTGCTCATGACCTCGCTCTCGTTCGACATCGCGGCCCTGGAGATCTTCACGCCACTCCTGTCCGGCGGCACTCTCGTGATCGCCCCCGAGGACGCCGCCCGCACTCCCAAGGAGATCCGCCGGGCCGCCGAGGACGCGGACCTGATCCAGCTCACCCCGTCGGTCGCGAGCCTGGCGCTCGAGCATCTGCCGCCCGGGCTGCCCCGTGCCATCCTCGGCGGCGAACCGCTGCCCCTCGACCTCGCCACTCGCCTGCTCACGGTCACCGACGAGCTGTGGAACTTCTACGGGCCCACGGAGACGACGATCTGGTCGACCGCGTACCGGGTGCCGCACTCCCCCGCCACGATGCTCATCGGCGAGCCGGTGGCGAACACGACCGCGTACGTGGTGGACCGCGACCTGCGGCCGGTCCCCGTGGGCGTTCCCGGCGAACTCCTGCTCGGCGGGGCCGGCGTGACCCGCGGCTACCACGGCCGGGCCGCGTTGACCGCCGAACGCTTCATCCCCGACCCCTTCGGCCCACCGGGCGGACGCCTCTACCGCACCGGAGACCTGGCCCGATGGCGCCCCGACGGAACCCTGGAATACCTCGGCCGCCTCGACGACCAAGTCAAAGTGCGCGGCGTCCGCATCGAACTCGACGAAGTCGCCACCGTCCTGAGCGAGCACCCCACGGTACAGCGAGCCGTCGTGACCGTCCGCGACGACGCCCCCGGCGGCCGCGGCCTGGTCGCCTACGTCATCGGCACCGCACAGGAAGCCGAACTACGGGCACACCTACGAACCCGCCTCCCCGAAGCGATGATCCCCGCCGCCTTCGTCTCCGTCCCGCACCTCCCCGTCCTGCCCAGCGGCAAACTCGACCGCGCCGCCCTACCGCCGCCTCAGGCCGGTGTCGCGGCCACCGCGTTCGTGCCGCCGCGCACGCCCATGGAGGAGACCCTCGCCGCCATCTGGGCCGAGCTGCTCGGCCGGGAGCGCGTCGGGGTGACCGACGACTTCTTCGCCCTGGGCGGCCACTCGCTGCTGGTGGTCCGCCTCATCGGCCGGATCGACGACGAGTTCGGCGTCGAGCTGCCGCTGCGTCGCTGCTTCGACGCCACGACCGTCGAGGAGCAGGCACTGGCGGTGCTCGAAGAGGGACTGACGGATGCCGACCTGCTGGAACTTCTGGAGGAGGAGCGGTGA
- a CDS encoding type I polyketide synthase, giving the protein MTAELNHEEDGPGVEPIAVVGLACRLPGAEDVTAYWRNLAGGVESVRFYTRAEQEALGVPDYLLDDPTFVPACAIAADYGALDAAFFGMSPREAELRDPQQRMFLELASTALDDAGYDPARYTGEIGVYGAIGSDEYQWMYIRPNKKVFASVGNLAVYTGNHPDYLATMVSYKLDLRGPSLTLHTACSSSLVALHVACEALRTGECDMALTGGASLELPAEWGYQFHQDGIYAPDGHCRAFDAAAAGTIWGGGGGMAVLKRLSDAIADGDHIRAVVIGNAINNDGATKMGFSAPSAEGQAAAVSQALGLAQIDPRTVTYVEAHGTGTSLGDPIEVSALSSVLGAGTDEAGWCGIGSVKTNIGHLGPAAGIAGFIKTVLALEHGMIPPSLNFETPNPRIDFGTNPFRVVSTLTKWETNGFPRRAGVSSFGIGGTNAHVIVEQAPPAPLPTAQPRPAHLLLLSARTPAALDAAVARLADHLKDRETDLADVAYTLRAGRRRYAHRAAVVAADAADAVTALSTPRRLVKGKAGTPKVAWLFSGQGAQYAGMGAGLYRTEPVFAAAVDECAAILREELGLDLRTLLFPAEDEREAADERLRQTALTQPALFTVEWALARLWRSWGVEPAAMIGHSIGEYVAATIAGVFSLPDALRLVAARGRLMQSMPPGAMLALRLDHEEVRRDLPEGLSIATVNGPGTCVVAGPGELIAAYAARLDENGVQHTALRTSRAFHSAMMDPILGDFHEAVAAAARHAPGLPFLSNVTGTWITAEQATDPAYWTRHLREAVRFGDCVATLAAEGEWRLVECGPGRQLAGLARTQLPRTAPRPLASLPGPADGKPDLEVLYATAGALWTAGVPLDTDALAEPARRIPLPAYPYERSNHWVHTAFDPELVFARPPRAGALPLEEWFSVPAWRQAPVTPAGTAALAGLRCLVFAGPAAEPLLDGLRAAGADAVRVVPGSAYGIAPDGTITVRPAERDDYEALLAETGAPPRVIHAWALDGTPATTAAQATAAQELGFHSLLALVQALAGAEREAGVQLDVLTAGTQGVTGQDVHRPEHATVAGITGVVPLEARWLTARHLDLEPGPYDPGKVLAELAAEPGEPAEGVPPSPVALRAGRRWLRGFEPVPLPPQDDPLRRHGVYVITGGLGGIGLTLAEDLARRVQARLVLLGRSGLPPRADWDALDGAPERVRRAVAAVRGMEQAGAEVIVLAADVTDPEALRRARDEALGRFGRIDGVVHAAGVPGGGMAEVKERRAADDVMAPKIAGTLALREVFGDLPLDFVLLCSSVTAVAGGFGQVDYCAANNFMDAYAHVWPGRVLSVNWGAWLEVGMAAEVAAPVAFRALQRGDRVSRLDHPVLSHRHESAGRQPWYAATLSAETHWVLDEHRVAGVPVMPGTGYLETARAAFEAAVPRPGPDHAIELRDVAFVAPLPVAEGAGAELRVLLTPTGDGVDFEVVSVTGGERTQHARGSAAWVAAEEPAGGSVTDLPEVRARCTHRTGEANPFASASGLVTFGPRWNSLRTVRLGQNEQLAHLTAGPDVAAELAVLPLHPALLDEATAFIAVSGEHSYLPLGYGRITVHAPLPATLWSHARLRDTGGGEVLAADLTLYDDAGERVVSISDFVLRRIDRQAMTRTVSEGARHGAEDVTVKEESATAGVALDLDGAKRGIPPADGAEAFRRLLAADLGAQVVVNATALPEFVAGVRELTQDTVADELATASAAAGEAEVASDDHVAPRNDLESMLAGLWGEVLGARRVSVEQDFFELGGNSLVAVQLIALIRKKIGVRLPMRSLFQVPTVAGMAALVEELRGQDAPEQATTITRLPREERR; this is encoded by the coding sequence ATGACCGCTGAGCTGAACCACGAGGAAGACGGGCCCGGGGTCGAGCCGATCGCGGTCGTCGGCCTGGCCTGCCGACTCCCCGGTGCCGAGGACGTGACCGCCTACTGGCGCAACCTGGCCGGGGGCGTCGAGTCGGTGCGCTTCTACACGCGCGCCGAGCAGGAGGCGCTCGGCGTACCCGACTACCTGCTGGACGATCCGACGTTCGTCCCGGCGTGCGCCATCGCAGCCGACTACGGCGCCCTCGACGCCGCGTTCTTCGGCATGTCCCCGCGCGAGGCGGAGTTGCGCGACCCGCAGCAGCGGATGTTCCTGGAGCTGGCCAGCACCGCGCTGGACGACGCGGGGTACGATCCCGCGCGGTACACCGGGGAGATCGGGGTCTACGGGGCCATCGGGTCGGATGAGTACCAATGGATGTACATCCGCCCGAACAAGAAGGTGTTCGCCTCCGTCGGGAACCTCGCCGTCTACACCGGCAACCACCCCGACTACCTGGCCACGATGGTGTCGTACAAGCTCGACCTGCGCGGCCCCAGCCTGACCCTGCACACCGCCTGCTCCTCCTCGCTGGTCGCCCTGCACGTGGCGTGCGAGGCGCTGCGCACCGGCGAGTGCGACATGGCGCTCACCGGCGGCGCCTCCCTGGAACTGCCCGCCGAGTGGGGATACCAGTTCCACCAGGACGGCATCTACGCCCCCGACGGGCACTGCCGCGCGTTCGACGCCGCCGCGGCCGGCACGATCTGGGGCGGGGGCGGCGGCATGGCCGTGCTGAAGCGGCTGTCCGACGCCATCGCCGACGGCGACCACATCCGCGCCGTGGTGATCGGCAACGCGATCAACAACGACGGCGCCACCAAGATGGGCTTCTCCGCGCCGAGCGCCGAGGGCCAGGCGGCGGCGGTCTCCCAGGCGCTGGGCCTCGCCCAGATCGACCCGCGTACCGTCACCTACGTCGAGGCGCACGGCACCGGCACCTCGCTCGGCGACCCGATCGAGGTGTCGGCCCTGTCCAGCGTGCTCGGCGCCGGCACGGACGAGGCGGGCTGGTGCGGCATCGGCTCGGTCAAGACCAACATCGGCCACCTCGGCCCCGCCGCCGGCATCGCGGGCTTCATCAAGACCGTGCTCGCGCTGGAGCACGGCATGATCCCGCCGAGCCTCAACTTCGAGACGCCGAACCCGCGCATCGACTTCGGCACCAACCCCTTCCGCGTCGTCTCGACGCTGACCAAGTGGGAGACGAACGGCTTCCCGCGCCGGGCGGGCGTCAGCTCCTTCGGCATCGGCGGCACCAACGCGCACGTGATCGTCGAGCAGGCGCCGCCCGCGCCGCTGCCCACCGCCCAGCCGCGCCCCGCCCACCTGCTGCTGCTGTCGGCCCGCACCCCGGCCGCGCTGGACGCCGCTGTGGCCAGGCTGGCCGATCACCTCAAGGACCGGGAGACCGATCTGGCCGACGTGGCCTACACTCTGCGGGCGGGCCGGCGGCGGTACGCGCACCGGGCCGCCGTGGTGGCGGCCGACGCCGCCGACGCGGTCACGGCGCTGTCCACCCCGCGCCGGCTGGTCAAGGGCAAAGCGGGAACGCCCAAGGTGGCCTGGCTGTTCTCCGGCCAGGGTGCGCAGTACGCGGGGATGGGCGCCGGGCTCTACCGTACCGAGCCGGTCTTCGCCGCCGCGGTCGACGAGTGCGCCGCGATCCTTCGCGAGGAGCTCGGCCTGGACCTGCGCACCCTGCTCTTCCCCGCCGAGGACGAAAGGGAGGCCGCCGACGAGCGGCTGCGGCAGACGGCGCTCACCCAGCCCGCGCTGTTCACGGTGGAGTGGGCGCTGGCCCGTCTGTGGCGCTCGTGGGGCGTGGAGCCGGCCGCGATGATCGGGCACAGCATCGGCGAGTACGTGGCCGCGACGATCGCCGGCGTCTTCTCCCTGCCCGACGCGCTGCGCCTGGTGGCCGCCCGGGGCCGGCTCATGCAGAGCATGCCGCCCGGCGCGATGCTCGCCCTGCGCCTGGACCACGAGGAGGTGCGCCGCGACCTGCCGGAGGGCCTGTCGATCGCCACCGTCAACGGCCCCGGCACGTGCGTCGTCGCCGGCCCCGGCGAGCTGATCGCCGCCTACGCCGCCCGGCTCGACGAGAACGGCGTCCAGCACACCGCGCTGCGCACCTCGCGCGCCTTCCACTCGGCGATGATGGACCCGATACTCGGCGACTTCCACGAGGCCGTCGCCGCCGCGGCCCGGCACGCGCCCGGCCTGCCCTTCCTGTCGAACGTCACCGGCACCTGGATCACCGCCGAGCAGGCCACGGACCCCGCCTACTGGACGCGCCACCTGCGCGAGGCGGTCCGGTTCGGCGACTGCGTGGCGACGCTCGCCGCCGAGGGCGAGTGGCGGCTGGTGGAGTGCGGTCCTGGACGCCAGCTCGCCGGCCTGGCCAGGACCCAGCTGCCCCGGACCGCCCCGCGGCCGCTGGCCAGCCTCCCCGGCCCCGCCGACGGCAAGCCCGACCTGGAGGTTCTCTACGCGACGGCCGGCGCCCTGTGGACCGCGGGCGTCCCGCTGGACACCGACGCCCTGGCCGAACCCGCCCGCCGCATCCCGCTGCCGGCCTACCCGTACGAGCGTTCCAACCACTGGGTGCACACCGCGTTCGACCCGGAGCTCGTCTTCGCCCGGCCGCCGCGTGCGGGCGCGCTGCCGCTGGAGGAGTGGTTCTCGGTGCCGGCCTGGCGCCAGGCGCCCGTCACCCCGGCCGGGACCGCCGCGCTCGCCGGGCTCCGCTGCCTGGTGTTCGCGGGGCCGGCCGCCGAACCACTGCTGGACGGGCTGCGCGCGGCCGGCGCCGACGCCGTACGGGTGGTCCCGGGCAGCGCGTACGGCATCGCCCCCGACGGCACGATCACTGTCCGCCCGGCCGAACGCGACGACTACGAGGCGCTGCTCGCCGAGACCGGGGCGCCGCCCCGCGTCATCCACGCCTGGGCGCTGGACGGCACCCCGGCGACCACGGCCGCGCAGGCCACCGCCGCCCAGGAGCTCGGCTTCCACAGCCTGCTGGCCTTGGTGCAGGCGCTGGCCGGCGCCGAGCGCGAGGCGGGGGTCCAGCTCGACGTCCTGACCGCCGGCACGCAGGGTGTCACCGGCCAGGACGTCCACCGGCCCGAGCACGCCACGGTCGCCGGCATCACCGGTGTCGTCCCGCTGGAGGCCCGCTGGCTGACGGCCCGCCACCTCGACCTGGAGCCGGGGCCGTACGACCCGGGGAAGGTGCTGGCCGAGCTGGCCGCCGAGCCCGGCGAGCCGGCGGAGGGCGTGCCTCCGTCCCCCGTCGCGCTGCGCGCCGGCCGGCGCTGGCTGCGCGGCTTCGAGCCGGTGCCGCTGCCGCCGCAGGACGACCCGCTGCGCCGGCACGGCGTGTACGTCATCACCGGCGGGCTCGGCGGCATCGGCCTCACCCTGGCCGAGGACCTGGCCCGGCGCGTCCAGGCCAGGCTGGTCCTGCTCGGCCGCTCCGGGCTGCCGCCCCGGGCCGACTGGGACGCGCTCGACGGGGCGCCGGAGCGGGTGCGGCGGGCCGTCGCCGCCGTCCGCGGCATGGAACAGGCGGGCGCCGAGGTGATCGTGCTCGCCGCCGACGTGACCGACCCCGAGGCGCTGCGCCGGGCCAGGGACGAGGCGCTCGGCAGGTTCGGCCGCATCGACGGCGTCGTGCACGCGGCCGGGGTCCCCGGCGGCGGCATGGCCGAGGTCAAGGAGCGCCGGGCCGCCGACGACGTCATGGCGCCCAAGATCGCCGGCACGCTGGCGCTGCGCGAGGTGTTCGGCGACCTGCCGCTCGACTTCGTGCTGCTCTGCTCCTCGGTGACCGCCGTCGCGGGCGGGTTCGGCCAGGTCGACTACTGCGCGGCCAACAACTTCATGGACGCGTACGCGCACGTCTGGCCCGGCCGGGTCCTGTCGGTGAACTGGGGAGCCTGGCTGGAGGTCGGCATGGCCGCCGAGGTCGCAGCCCCGGTGGCGTTCCGCGCCCTGCAGCGCGGCGACCGGGTGAGCCGGCTGGATCACCCGGTGCTCAGCCACCGCCACGAGAGCGCAGGTCGCCAGCCCTGGTACGCCGCCACCTTGTCGGCCGAGACGCACTGGGTCCTGGACGAGCACCGGGTGGCGGGGGTGCCGGTGATGCCCGGCACCGGTTATCTGGAGACCGCCCGCGCCGCGTTCGAGGCGGCCGTGCCGCGCCCCGGGCCCGATCACGCGATCGAGCTGCGCGACGTCGCCTTCGTCGCGCCGTTGCCGGTCGCCGAGGGGGCCGGCGCCGAGCTCCGGGTGCTGCTCACCCCCACTGGCGACGGCGTGGACTTCGAAGTGGTCAGCGTCACCGGCGGTGAGCGGACCCAGCACGCCCGGGGCTCGGCGGCCTGGGTGGCGGCCGAGGAGCCCGCCGGGGGCAGCGTCACTGACCTCCCCGAGGTGCGGGCCCGCTGCACCCATCGCACCGGCGAGGCCAATCCGTTCGCCTCGGCGTCCGGGCTCGTCACGTTCGGGCCGCGGTGGAACAGCCTGCGTACCGTGCGGCTCGGCCAGAACGAGCAGCTCGCCCACCTGACGGCCGGTCCCGACGTCGCCGCCGAGCTGGCCGTCCTGCCGCTGCACCCGGCGCTGCTGGACGAGGCGACCGCGTTCATCGCCGTCTCCGGCGAGCACAGCTACCTACCGCTCGGCTACGGTCGCATCACCGTGCACGCCCCGCTCCCGGCCACGCTGTGGAGCCACGCCCGGCTCCGCGACACCGGCGGCGGCGAGGTGCTCGCCGCCGACCTCACCCTGTACGACGACGCCGGCGAGCGGGTGGTGAGCATCTCCGACTTCGTGCTCAGGCGCATCGACCGGCAGGCGATGACCCGCACCGTCAGCGAGGGGGCCAGGCACGGGGCCGAGGACGTGACGGTGAAGGAGGAGTCCGCGACCGCGGGCGTCGCCCTGGACCTCGACGGGGCCAAGCGCGGCATCCCGCCGGCGGACGGCGCCGAGGCCTTCCGCCGCCTGCTCGCCGCGGATCTGGGTGCCCAGGTCGTGGTCAACGCCACCGCGCTGCCCGAGTTCGTGGCCGGGGTCCGCGAGCTGACCCAGGACACCGTGGCCGACGAGCTGGCCACCGCCTCCGCCGCCGCCGGCGAGGCCGAGGTGGCCTCCGACGATCACGTCGCCCCCCGCAACGACCTGGAGAGCATGCTCGCCGGGCTGTGGGGCGAGGTGCTCGGCGCCCGCCGCGTCAGCGTCGAGCAGGACTTCTTCGAACTGGGCGGCAACTCGCTGGTGGCGGTCCAGCTCATCGCCCTCATCAGGAAGAAGATCGGCGTCCGGCTGCCCATGCGCAGCCTCTTCCAGGTGCCCACCGTGGCCGGCATGGCCGCGCTGGTGGAGGAGCTGCGCGGCCAGGACGCCCCGGAACAGGCAACGACGATCACCCGGCTCCCCCGAGAGGAAAGGCGCTGA
- a CDS encoding MbtH family protein — translation MRDGQYKVVVNDEEQYSIWFAERPLPQGWREAGFEGPKQSCLDHIEQVWTDMRPRSLREAMGQ, via the coding sequence ATGCGGGACGGCCAGTACAAGGTCGTGGTCAACGACGAGGAGCAGTATTCCATCTGGTTCGCCGAGCGCCCCCTGCCCCAGGGCTGGCGGGAGGCCGGCTTCGAAGGGCCGAAGCAAAGCTGCCTCGACCACATCGAGCAGGTCTGGACCGACATGCGCCCGCGCAGCCTGCGCGAGGCCATGGGGCAGTAG